TGGATGATCCATACACTGATAAATCAACACCAGATGCCTTCTCTTTCTCAAGCTGCTCTTTGATCCAAAAGTATGTGATTCTCAGTCCATCCTACATTCAGAATTCAGGTACTTTGAGTAAAACATACAATCTTACTCATCAAATTTCATACTAATCAGACACTGGAATGTGATATAATGTTGACAATTGGTAGGAAATTTATCAGATATAAGATAAGTTTACAGCCACATATAAAGAGAGGAAAATGACAATAATACCTTCAATTTCATAGTTGGAGCCCAAccaagtttttctttaattaatgtGTTGTCTGAATTACGTCCTCTAACACCTTCTGGGCCAGGAATGTGGTGAATTGGTATAGTCTTATTCTCAAAGCTAAGAACAATCTCAGCCATCTCATTCATGCTCACCATTTCATCACTTCCAATATTCACTGGCTCCCGGAAATCTGATTTTGTCAATCTaagcacaaataaaaaaacaaagaaccAGCACTGCAATTTAAACCATCTTACCAAGTAATTAGAACTAAATAAAAGAAGGTAATATAGGCTTGATTTAATCAAGCACTGTACAACCAAATAGGCAAATCTTAATTCTTGTAAAGTCACTTCAAACAATATTTCTTCCATTAAATTCAGCAGACGTTGTTGATTGAGACAGAAAATTTCTTCCCAGTCTATGCAAATCTTAAACATCTTCGAAACTAGAAATTTCAGGATAGACATAGCAATTTTACAATTGTTTACATTTTGTAATTAATGGCAAATGCACACTACTGGATTCCTTCTCAGcattcaataaaaacaaaaggatgTACTCatgattcaaatttaaaatatgggAAACCCTGGAAGACATAATTTTAGATGTAATAGTCATTAGCCACGAGATCAGCAAAGGCATACCTGAGTACACCTTCAACACACTCATCAATAAAGGTGAAGGATCTTGTTTGCAATCCATCTCCCCACATCTCAAATTGGTCTTTGGATGTAAGAGCCTTCCGACAAAATGCTGCAGGAGCCTTCTCCCTTCCCCCTGGATTACAAACAAAAAAGCAACAAACTTTCAAATCCAAAAGAGATATACAAAAATGTAAACAACTACTTTGTCGACTTATAGATATGACATGACAGCAACTTCAAAAACTAGCAATTCAATCAAGAACTAATGGGTCTTTTGAGGGAAAAGATTCCTGAAAAGACACATCACTAAGTACCCAGACAAACCACATAGGAGAGTAACACAACTTTCAacctaaaatcttaaaacaatagATTTATGCATCTTCTACCTTATATGTTGTTtagttttctcatttttatccaatataAGACTTaaactcacacttggattcttAACAAAAACATACCTTTCCATGTCCCATAAGGACCATATATGTTATGGAATCTTCCAATGCGGCACTCAATTCCAAAGTCCTTGTTATAATGCTTGCATAACTCTTCAGTTGCAAGCTTCTCTAGCCCATATGCATCTTGTGGCTAAAAAAGGTCACAAATTAAACACGCCCTTGATAACCTAAGTATACAAGTAAATAACCAGCATAACTTGAACAACTAATTAAAGGGTCAGCAACAAACCTCAGCAGGCCAGGCATCAGCCTCCTTCAAACTCACATTTGTTTCCAACTGTTTAAATTCAGGGTAGATACAAGCACTAGAAGCataaaaaaacctaaaagaaaagcaaaaacaaaacaccTTAAATCATGTCACAGATAAAGACTATTATGCAATTGAGAGTAACAGCACAACTCATGTTTGTTCAAATTCACTGACCTCTTAACACCATTGATCCTAGCAGCTTCAATCATGTTGAAACTGATCATGGTGTTGTTGTACATAATGACTGAATGATTTGACTGGATGAAACCCATTCCACCCATATCAGCAGCAAGATTGAAAACATGATCCACACCCTTGGTAACTGTCAAACAGTTATCCATGACCCTAAGATCAACAAGGTGGAACTCATGGCAGAACATGTCTTCAGTCATGTGCTCGTTTTTCTTCCAATCAGAAGCAATGATGTAATGCCCCTCAGTCTTGAGGCGGCGTGCAATGTGTGAGGCAATGAAACCACCAGCCCCGGTGATGGAAATTCTGAGCTTTTCAGTGGGCCAGTAAGGTTCCCTCTCAAGGTTTTGGTAAGTGTATGCTCCATAGTCGGTGGTTCCGGAACTCCCCATGCTGCACCCCACATGAAGGAGTTAGTCAGAAACGCATAAAATGTTACCAGAAACAACAATTTCAC
Above is a genomic segment from Vigna radiata var. radiata cultivar VC1973A chromosome 10, Vradiata_ver6, whole genome shotgun sequence containing:
- the LOC106776083 gene encoding GDP-mannose 3,5-epimerase 2, which gives rise to MMSGSAFSEWHSVLYIAFTPTTHNTCTSNPSPFSVLLLLSILFNFIISMGSSGTTDYGAYTYQNLEREPYWPTEKLRISITGAGGFIASHIARRLKTEGHYIIASDWKKNEHMTEDMFCHEFHLVDLRVMDNCLTVTKGVDHVFNLAADMGGMGFIQSNHSVIMYNNTMISFNMIEAARINGVKRFFYASSACIYPEFKQLETNVSLKEADAWPAEPQDAYGLEKLATEELCKHYNKDFGIECRIGRFHNIYGPYGTWKGGREKAPAAFCRKALTSKDQFEMWGDGLQTRSFTFIDECVEGVLRLTKSDFREPVNIGSDEMVSMNEMAEIVLSFENKTIPIHHIPGPEGVRGRNSDNTLIKEKLGWAPTMKLKDGLRITYFWIKEQLEKEKASGVDLSVYGSSKVVQTQAPVQLGSLRAADGKE